Genomic segment of Gloeocapsa sp. PCC 7428:
CTAGTGATTTGAGAAGCTGTTGTTTAGTCTGTTTATCAGAAATTGGCGGCGACAAAACTTGAGGAGATTGAATAAATAAATCAACTTCAGTCCCTTCAGGCAACTCATAAGCTGATTGCAGTATAAATGCACCGTTACGGTAAACGGCTTTCAGAGATTTGGGCATAAGACAAATTTTTTAGTGATTGTACAGCCGTACCTTCAAGCATAGCTAATTGCTTCACCAACTTCTTAAACTAGTGGAAACCTTGACTGGTATTTAACAATTGCTTCCAAATTGAAATTG
This window contains:
- a CDS encoding antitoxin family protein, which produces MPKSLKAVYRNGAFILQSAYELPEGTEVDLFIQSPQVLSPPISDKQTKQQLLKSLVERMQQNPIPLNAPRFTREMLHERR